The Acidicapsa ligni genome has a window encoding:
- a CDS encoding alpha/beta fold hydrolase, translating to MSHFVLVHGGWRGGWIWKRVAQLLRKEGHTVYTPTLSGLADRSHLLHADINLSTHIQDVVNLIKFEELHDVVLCGHSYAGMVISGVADQVSERISSLVYLDAWFPQDGDSIMTLSPEIYQLMHIKETGRYGGISCPPIPAAILHVNEQDRAWVDTMATPQPFATMIEAIQLKGNHVNVRNKTFVLASAWEPNPFRQFYERLKVEAEWKIAMIESGHDAMLDKPVEVANVLIEAASSTAKGVIEA from the coding sequence ATGTCGCATTTTGTTTTGGTCCACGGCGGATGGCGTGGAGGATGGATTTGGAAGCGAGTCGCTCAGCTGCTCCGTAAAGAAGGACACACGGTGTACACGCCGACGCTTTCGGGCTTGGCAGATCGAAGTCACCTGCTTCACGCGGACATCAATCTGTCCACTCATATTCAGGACGTCGTCAATCTGATCAAGTTCGAAGAACTTCACGACGTTGTGCTTTGCGGTCATTCCTATGCAGGTATGGTGATCAGTGGTGTCGCGGATCAAGTCAGCGAACGCATCTCTTCGCTCGTGTATCTCGATGCATGGTTTCCTCAAGATGGGGATTCGATCATGACTCTGTCACCGGAGATCTATCAGCTCATGCATATCAAGGAGACAGGCCGATATGGAGGGATCTCATGTCCCCCTATTCCCGCAGCGATACTCCACGTAAATGAGCAGGATCGCGCATGGGTCGACACGATGGCTACACCACAGCCTTTCGCGACGATGATTGAAGCAATTCAGCTAAAAGGCAATCACGTCAACGTCAGAAATAAGACATTCGTGTTGGCATCGGCCTGGGAACCAAATCCGTTTAGGCAGTTTTATGAGCGGTTGAAGGTTGAAGCCGAGTGGAAGATCGCTATGATCGAATCTGGGCACGATGCGATGCTTGATAAGCCGGTTGAGGTGGCGAACGTCCTCATCGAAGCCGCTTCGTCTACTGCGAAAGGTGTGATTGAAGCATGA
- a CDS encoding dihydrolipoyl dehydrogenase family protein has protein sequence MASSIMDSEHFEVLILGSGEAGKYLSWTLGSEGKRVALVERRYIGGSCPNIACLPSKNIIHSAKVAWYARRLNEFGMKLPEPGVDMGVVRERKRAMVRALIDVHNKRFASNHVEFICGEGVFVGPRAISVALQQGGSRVLTADTVIVSTGSRATVSDTPGLRASEPMTHVEELELDTLPEHLIVLGAGYIGLEFAQAMARFGSKVTVIDRNSRCLAHEDEDVITELTRMLSADGVAFKFDSAVESVSGRSGSAVEVRISNPDGKESLKATHLLVATGRTPNTEGIGLERAGIDLTDTGHIKVDASLKTTAEGVFAVGDCAGSPNFTHIAYDDYRIVYDELKGGRRVTTGRQVPYVLFTDPELAHIGLHEDDAKRRKISYRLTKLPMAAVLRTRTLGETEGFLKALIGDDDRILGFTALGAGAGELLAPVQLAMSAGLPYTALRDLIVTHPTLTEGLVYLFSSLGQK, from the coding sequence ATGGCATCTAGCATCATGGATTCGGAACATTTCGAAGTTCTGATACTCGGAAGTGGCGAGGCAGGAAAATACCTTAGCTGGACTCTCGGGAGCGAAGGAAAGCGCGTGGCCCTTGTCGAGAGGCGCTATATCGGTGGCTCCTGCCCCAACATTGCATGTCTGCCGAGCAAGAACATCATCCATTCAGCCAAGGTTGCTTGGTACGCGCGAAGATTGAATGAGTTTGGAATGAAGTTGCCTGAACCGGGTGTTGACATGGGCGTCGTCCGCGAAAGGAAGCGGGCCATGGTCCGGGCGTTGATCGACGTTCATAACAAGCGCTTTGCCTCCAATCACGTGGAATTCATTTGTGGTGAGGGAGTGTTCGTTGGACCACGAGCGATCTCTGTAGCCCTTCAGCAGGGAGGATCACGAGTTCTCACCGCCGATACGGTGATCGTCAGTACCGGCTCTCGCGCGACCGTTTCAGATACGCCGGGATTGCGAGCGTCAGAGCCGATGACGCACGTAGAGGAACTCGAACTCGATACACTTCCTGAACACTTGATTGTGCTTGGTGCCGGCTATATCGGCCTTGAATTCGCGCAGGCGATGGCGCGTTTCGGTTCAAAGGTCACCGTCATCGACCGGAATTCGCGATGCCTCGCGCACGAAGACGAGGACGTTATCACGGAACTTACGCGCATGCTGTCTGCGGATGGTGTCGCGTTTAAGTTCGACAGCGCAGTTGAGTCAGTCAGCGGACGCTCGGGATCCGCAGTCGAAGTACGGATCAGCAATCCCGATGGCAAAGAATCTCTAAAAGCAACGCATCTCCTCGTCGCTACTGGCCGGACACCCAACACAGAAGGCATTGGGCTCGAAAGGGCTGGCATCGACTTAACCGATACCGGCCACATCAAGGTAGATGCCTCGTTGAAGACGACTGCAGAAGGCGTCTTCGCTGTCGGAGACTGTGCCGGCAGCCCCAACTTCACACATATTGCTTATGACGACTACCGAATCGTCTATGACGAGCTCAAAGGCGGAAGACGGGTGACCACCGGCCGCCAGGTGCCCTACGTGCTGTTCACGGACCCGGAACTCGCTCACATCGGATTACATGAAGATGATGCGAAACGCCGAAAGATTTCCTACCGATTGACGAAGCTTCCGATGGCCGCGGTGCTACGCACTCGAACGCTTGGGGAGACTGAAGGCTTCCTCAAAGCGCTCATCGGTGACGATGATCGCATCCTCGGCTTCACCGCCTTAGGCGCAGGCGCCGGAGAACTCCTGGCACCGGTTCAGCTGGCCATGAGTGCCGGCCTGCCTTACACGGCCCTCAGAGATTTAATTGTCACGCACCCCACTCTGACAGAAGGACTGGTGTACCTGTTCTCGAGTCTCGGACAGAAGTAA
- a CDS encoding universal stress protein → MYDRILIAYDGSRESERALEEGVRLAQVLGSHVTLATIAEPMPGYYGLSVVVAPQAPEEFRQDQLSRLGSLQVRASELAKSHGVTIETTLIEAAEVSGILQAAHALKANLIVIGLRRHTQHVEWVGTVRQIANESPCPILAVV, encoded by the coding sequence ATGTACGATCGAATTCTCATCGCATATGACGGCTCAAGGGAGTCTGAACGGGCTCTTGAAGAAGGCGTAAGGCTCGCACAGGTACTCGGCTCCCACGTCACTCTCGCAACAATCGCCGAACCTATGCCTGGTTACTACGGTCTTTCCGTCGTGGTTGCTCCCCAGGCCCCCGAGGAGTTCCGTCAGGACCAACTCTCGCGGCTAGGGTCATTGCAGGTCAGGGCAAGCGAACTTGCGAAGTCCCACGGTGTGACGATCGAAACGACTCTCATCGAAGCAGCCGAGGTCTCCGGTATTCTCCAAGCCGCGCATGCACTAAAGGCAAACCTGATTGTTATTGGCTTGCGACGCCACACCCAACATGTGGAGTGGGTCGGAACAGTTCGCCAAATCGCAAATGAATCACCCTGCCCGATTCTGGCCGTTGTTTAG
- a CDS encoding alpha/beta fold hydrolase, with product MSAQTVSSNSATTVHYNTARIGDVDLFYREAGAKGAPVLLLLHGFPTSSNMFRNLIPRLAGSFHIIAPDYPGYGFSSMPDRKEFAYTFEKMTDLVEQLTIKLGIEKYIIYVMDYGAPIGYRLAIRHPKKIAGIVVQNGNAYDEGLLEFWDPIKKYWGAATAENRAALQYLTTPDATKWQYENGVSDKTLIDPTTYTLDQAGMDRPGNADIQLDMLYDYRTNVPLYPQFQDFFREFQPPMLIVWGKNDHIFPPEGATPYKRDLPKVETHLLETGHFALETHGEEIASRIEGFFAKK from the coding sequence ATGAGCGCACAAACCGTTTCTTCCAATTCCGCAACGACAGTGCATTACAACACTGCTCGCATCGGAGACGTCGATCTCTTTTACCGCGAGGCAGGTGCGAAGGGCGCTCCTGTTCTCCTTCTGTTGCACGGGTTCCCGACATCATCGAACATGTTTCGGAATCTGATCCCGCGTCTGGCCGGATCGTTCCACATCATAGCTCCCGACTATCCGGGCTATGGATTCAGCAGCATGCCCGATCGCAAGGAGTTTGCCTACACTTTCGAAAAGATGACGGATCTCGTCGAGCAGCTGACGATCAAGCTGGGTATTGAGAAGTACATCATCTATGTAATGGATTACGGCGCTCCAATCGGTTATCGCCTCGCGATTCGTCACCCCAAGAAGATTGCAGGCATCGTCGTCCAGAACGGCAATGCCTACGACGAGGGTTTGCTTGAGTTTTGGGATCCCATCAAGAAGTACTGGGGAGCAGCAACCGCGGAGAATCGCGCCGCCCTGCAATACCTGACCACGCCTGATGCGACGAAATGGCAGTATGAGAACGGTGTTTCGGACAAGACGTTGATCGATCCCACGACCTACACTCTCGATCAGGCCGGCATGGATCGTCCCGGTAACGCCGACATTCAACTCGACATGCTTTACGACTATCGGACGAACGTGCCGCTCTATCCGCAGTTTCAGGACTTCTTTCGTGAGTTTCAGCCGCCGATGCTGATTGTCTGGGGCAAGAACGACCACATCTTTCCGCCCGAGGGCGCGACACCCTATAAGCGGGATCTGCCAAAGGTTGAGACACACCTGCTCGAAACGGGTCATTTCGCGCTTGAGACCCATGGCGAGGAAATTGCCTCGCGCATCGAAGGATTTTTCGCGAAGAAATAG
- a CDS encoding alpha/beta fold hydrolase: MIINHRAEAIARPLGIYSDHFVPNDPGRHVHVVMVHGGSHTGSCYLMTAEGKSGWAYRFADRGYKVVVPDWPGHGRSGALDLQTLTSEQVCQSLAGVISELDGPVALLTHSMGSAFGWRVAELCRDKIIAIIGAAPAPPGNIQPEPEILAESEGSVTLRTPFRTLTLQNDGATRVTPSFVIDKLVGKSRQFPLEHLDDYTKLLTHTGSRLLYERLNVRGSQVRVQNPLCFRGMPVLIVTGSDDLEHPREVDEQLSTWLKAQGASSEFVWLSDRGIYGNGHMMMMERNSNQIADLILEWLDQITL, encoded by the coding sequence ATGATCATCAACCACCGCGCAGAAGCTATAGCTCGTCCACTTGGGATTTACAGCGATCATTTCGTTCCAAACGATCCCGGACGCCATGTTCATGTGGTGATGGTGCATGGAGGTAGCCATACGGGTAGTTGCTACCTCATGACAGCAGAGGGCAAATCAGGGTGGGCCTATCGATTTGCCGATCGGGGCTACAAGGTAGTTGTGCCGGACTGGCCGGGCCACGGTCGGAGTGGCGCCCTTGATCTGCAGACGCTCACCAGCGAGCAGGTCTGCCAAAGTCTCGCTGGGGTCATCTCAGAGCTCGATGGCCCGGTGGCATTATTGACTCATTCCATGGGGAGTGCCTTCGGTTGGCGCGTGGCGGAGTTGTGTCGAGACAAGATCATTGCCATTATCGGTGCTGCACCAGCACCGCCCGGGAACATTCAACCCGAGCCAGAGATCCTTGCTGAAAGCGAAGGGAGTGTGACACTTCGAACTCCCTTTCGCACTCTGACTCTACAGAACGACGGCGCAACACGCGTTACGCCATCGTTCGTTATCGATAAGCTGGTGGGCAAAAGCCGTCAATTTCCACTTGAACATCTAGATGACTACACGAAGCTACTCACTCACACAGGATCGCGCCTGCTTTATGAGCGGCTGAATGTGCGGGGATCCCAGGTGAGAGTGCAGAATCCACTTTGCTTTCGCGGGATGCCCGTACTCATCGTGACCGGTAGTGACGACCTCGAGCATCCCCGCGAAGTCGACGAGCAGCTCTCGACATGGCTGAAAGCGCAGGGCGCTTCTTCGGAATTCGTGTGGCTGTCCGACAGGGGGATTTACGGCAATGGTCACATGATGATGATGGAGCGCAATAGTAATCAGATCGCAGACCTAATCCTGGAATGGTTGGATCAGATCACCCTCTAA
- the rpiA gene encoding ribose-5-phosphate isomerase RpiA, giving the protein MTQDQAKLLAARRAMEFVSDGMKIGLGTGTTSTLFIHELGKAVRDGLSIEAIATSDESAKLASELGIKLTSFQDTPVLDVNVDGADEIGPGLALTKGGHGALLHEKIVASAAKKFIVVADDTKVVAKLGKFPLPVEVIQLASPLVIRRLKDLRLNPLLRMSANGGKPWLTDEGNFILDCHCGQIDNPEETAAEIRSIVGVVEHGLFLGMATLALIAGEKGVQELDR; this is encoded by the coding sequence ATGACGCAGGATCAGGCGAAGCTGTTAGCAGCAAGACGCGCAATGGAGTTCGTCTCCGATGGCATGAAGATAGGGTTGGGGACCGGGACTACCTCAACCCTGTTCATCCATGAGTTAGGAAAGGCAGTTCGAGACGGATTGTCCATCGAGGCGATTGCCACCAGCGATGAGAGTGCTAAGCTTGCGTCAGAACTTGGAATCAAATTGACAAGCTTCCAGGACACACCTGTCCTGGATGTGAATGTCGACGGTGCTGATGAGATCGGCCCCGGGCTCGCTCTGACCAAGGGCGGTCATGGGGCGCTTCTGCACGAGAAGATCGTGGCCTCAGCTGCAAAGAAATTCATCGTTGTGGCTGACGACACGAAGGTTGTTGCGAAGCTTGGCAAGTTTCCTTTGCCGGTCGAAGTGATTCAACTGGCTTCGCCGCTGGTGATCCGTCGGCTAAAGGATTTGAGGCTGAATCCGCTTCTTCGAATGTCGGCCAATGGTGGAAAGCCATGGCTTACTGATGAAGGCAATTTCATCCTGGATTGCCACTGTGGGCAGATCGACAATCCCGAGGAAACGGCTGCAGAGATTCGCAGCATTGTCGGCGTCGTCGAACATGGCTTATTCCTCGGCATGGCCACTCTCGCCTTGATCGCCGGTGAGAAGGGCGTACAGGAGTTGGACCGCTAG
- a CDS encoding copper resistance system multicopper oxidase, translating to MTKDVTRRHFMQRMIAAGLVTWVPGRANAALSSHPRSELKGTEFDLVIDRLTVNFTGKSRIAVAVNGSIPAPTLRWREGDTITINVTNRLKTSTSIHWHGMRIPTDMDGVPGLSFEGIPAGEKFTYRFTVKQNGTFWYHSHSGYQEQTGISGPIIIEPKYPDGDSFDREHVVFLSDWTDVDPHSILSNLKEDSSYYNYHRPALNQLSGDPHTKSLSTSLAQYMMWSKMNMSPTDIADVSGSVYTYLCNGAPPSVGWTGLFTPGEKVKLRFINGSAMTIFDVRIPGLKMKVVSADGNAIESVTVDEFRIGTAETYDVIVTPTTDAYVIFAQSEDRTGYARGVLASHASVTPNTPEMDPRPIRTMADMGMRMKGMDTPGMANSGKTDMLSMNMPGMDGKASDHHEMSSIAVETDNKMRMEMMPQESTSSLRSRFPLPQPGPGTQAIGSAGMMQMMLPEHVSNKFNVGPEVSGIAAVTAPKFTDPGDGLQHNGRRVLTYADLKARYRGVDRRAPTREIELHLTGNMERFIWGFDGKKFSESHPITLSYGERVRIILVNDTMMEHPIHLHGLWSELENGNGEFNPYKHTLLVKPAERISYLVTADAPGHWAYHCHLMFHMDAGMFRTVVVQ from the coding sequence ATGACAAAAGATGTTACCCGTCGCCACTTCATGCAGAGGATGATCGCCGCTGGATTGGTGACATGGGTACCAGGCCGGGCAAATGCCGCCTTGAGTTCACATCCGCGTTCGGAATTGAAAGGCACTGAGTTCGATCTCGTCATTGATCGTTTGACGGTCAACTTCACTGGGAAGTCACGCATTGCGGTGGCAGTAAATGGTTCCATCCCCGCGCCGACTCTTCGTTGGCGCGAGGGAGACACCATAACAATCAATGTGACGAATCGGCTCAAAACCTCTACTTCGATTCACTGGCATGGGATGCGTATTCCAACTGACATGGACGGCGTGCCCGGACTCAGCTTCGAGGGTATTCCCGCGGGAGAGAAGTTCACTTACCGTTTTACAGTGAAGCAAAACGGAACCTTTTGGTATCACAGCCATAGCGGATATCAAGAACAGACTGGCATCAGTGGCCCAATCATCATTGAGCCAAAATATCCTGATGGGGATTCCTTCGACCGCGAGCATGTTGTCTTTCTCTCGGACTGGACAGACGTCGATCCTCACTCAATTCTCAGCAATCTCAAGGAAGACAGTAGCTACTACAACTATCATCGCCCCGCTCTCAATCAATTGTCCGGAGATCCTCACACAAAGAGCCTTTCGACTTCCCTGGCCCAGTACATGATGTGGTCGAAGATGAATATGAGTCCTACGGATATCGCGGACGTGTCGGGTTCGGTCTATACCTATCTCTGCAACGGTGCCCCGCCTTCGGTCGGATGGACGGGACTTTTCACTCCGGGAGAGAAGGTAAAGCTTCGCTTTATCAATGGCTCTGCGATGACGATTTTCGATGTCCGTATTCCGGGGCTGAAGATGAAAGTCGTTTCAGCGGATGGAAATGCAATCGAGTCTGTAACCGTCGACGAATTTCGCATCGGCACCGCGGAGACCTATGACGTTATCGTTACGCCCACGACCGACGCTTATGTGATCTTCGCTCAATCAGAAGATCGAACCGGTTATGCGCGAGGCGTTCTCGCATCGCACGCCAGCGTGACCCCGAACACGCCCGAAATGGACCCACGCCCTATACGAACGATGGCTGACATGGGCATGAGGATGAAAGGCATGGACACGCCGGGAATGGCTAACAGCGGCAAGACGGACATGCTGAGCATGAACATGCCAGGCATGGACGGTAAGGCAAGCGATCATCACGAGATGTCGTCTATCGCAGTGGAGACGGACAACAAAATGAGAATGGAGATGATGCCGCAGGAATCGACGTCCTCTCTCCGAAGTCGTTTCCCCCTTCCGCAGCCGGGCCCGGGCACTCAGGCGATCGGATCTGCAGGCATGATGCAAATGATGTTGCCAGAACACGTCAGCAACAAGTTCAACGTTGGGCCTGAGGTATCCGGGATTGCGGCAGTGACAGCACCAAAGTTCACAGATCCCGGTGACGGCCTTCAGCACAATGGTCGTCGCGTTCTCACCTATGCGGACTTGAAGGCTCGCTACCGGGGAGTCGATCGTCGTGCGCCGACGAGGGAAATAGAGCTTCATCTGACCGGCAATATGGAACGCTTTATTTGGGGTTTCGACGGGAAGAAGTTTTCAGAATCGCATCCGATCACCCTGTCTTATGGCGAGCGTGTGCGAATCATCCTGGTAAACGACACGATGATGGAACATCCGATTCACCTGCACGGCTTATGGAGTGAACTCGAAAACGGTAACGGAGAATTCAATCCCTACAAGCACACATTGCTCGTAAAACCGGCGGAACGCATCAGCTATCTGGTCACGGCAGATGCTCCGGGCCACTGGGCGTACCACTGTCACCTTATGTTTCACATGGATGCTGGCATGTTCAGAACGGTGGTCGTGCAGTGA
- a CDS encoding copper resistance protein B, producing MDAPTPPQTKSWNPPVMDNGVFAHFVFDQLEGRSNASGTRFRWDGEGWVGNDFNRLWVKSEGFVDGSSMSDGDHEFLYDRPVPRMSYFDAQVGVRTDLDSDPHRIWAAIGIEGLAPYEFEFAPTFYIRNDGRVAGRIEGAYSFRLRQRLVLEPQAEVNLYSKDDPARKIGSGFSDIDGGLRLRYEVSRKFAPYVGYTYEGAYGNSATYQRQAGDSTHASSFVFGIRVWK from the coding sequence GTGGACGCTCCGACCCCGCCTCAAACCAAGAGCTGGAATCCACCGGTAATGGATAACGGAGTCTTTGCACACTTTGTCTTCGACCAGCTGGAGGGCCGGTCAAATGCATCAGGTACGCGATTCCGCTGGGACGGTGAAGGTTGGGTGGGAAATGACTTCAATCGTCTTTGGGTGAAGTCCGAAGGCTTCGTTGACGGATCGTCGATGAGCGATGGCGACCATGAGTTTCTCTACGATCGTCCGGTTCCCCGGATGTCGTATTTTGACGCTCAAGTCGGCGTCCGCACAGATCTGGATTCTGATCCACACCGGATCTGGGCCGCGATCGGCATCGAAGGTCTCGCGCCGTACGAATTTGAATTCGCCCCGACATTTTATATTCGCAACGATGGTCGAGTTGCTGGCCGAATTGAAGGAGCATACTCCTTTCGCCTGAGACAACGTCTCGTGCTTGAACCCCAGGCGGAAGTAAACCTCTATAGCAAGGACGATCCAGCCAGAAAGATAGGATCGGGGTTCAGCGACATTGACGGAGGACTTCGGCTCCGCTACGAAGTCAGCAGGAAGTTCGCTCCGTACGTTGGATATACCTACGAGGGTGCGTATGGGAATTCCGCCACCTACCAGCGTCAGGCTGGCGACAGCACGCACGCGAGTTCATTTGTGTTTGGGATCAGAGTCTGGAAGTGA
- a CDS encoding FAD-dependent oxidoreductase yields MSANGEASQASSNAELRPDLAFAPLTETMIERVRSYGKEEIFPANTSLFTHGAREIDMFVVLDGEVEICLPMKNGESKVIANHRRFAFTGELNLLTTQGSLVNATTVGDTRLLRIRRKDFQRLMREEGDIANLITSGVIWRRIAIIAEEMAGVAVRGHINDAETTLLQRFLVRNSYPHRMIEVPTPEIHLLGEDLSDHDDKLPAVLLTDGRILHRPTITQLADELGITELPDPDRIYDVAVVGAGPSGLAAAVYAASEGLSTIVIESTAPGGQAGTSSRIENYLGFPTGVSGQRLASRAQLQALKFGVSFAISRATVTSEQVDGIHKLTLAGDVPVRSRAVVVASGAQYRKLAAKNYGRFENCGIYYAATAMEAAFCREKEIVVVGGGNSAGQAALFLSGIAKHVHHILRSNSLAATMSQYLISRLKSSSNITLYTHSELVEFGGDSSLELATWVNRKTGESITKPVGSVFVMIGAEPNSGWLFGTVLLDKKGFILTGGTDGFENTPYATSMPGMFAVGDVRAKSVKRVASAVGEGSVVISDVHRYLADHRNKFPAEPNSTLAALRSANSAAAAHE; encoded by the coding sequence ATGAGCGCCAATGGAGAAGCCTCCCAGGCATCGAGCAATGCAGAGCTTCGCCCGGATCTCGCGTTCGCCCCACTTACGGAAACGATGATCGAGCGAGTGAGATCTTATGGCAAGGAAGAAATCTTCCCGGCCAACACCTCATTGTTTACGCACGGTGCCCGCGAAATCGATATGTTCGTGGTGCTGGATGGCGAGGTCGAGATCTGCTTGCCGATGAAGAACGGTGAATCCAAAGTTATCGCAAATCACCGGAGATTTGCCTTTACCGGTGAGCTGAATCTCCTGACAACTCAGGGCTCTCTCGTGAACGCGACAACTGTGGGAGACACCCGGCTTCTTCGGATACGACGCAAGGACTTTCAAAGACTTATGCGCGAAGAAGGCGATATCGCGAACCTGATCACCTCCGGAGTCATCTGGCGTCGCATCGCCATCATTGCCGAAGAGATGGCCGGTGTTGCGGTACGGGGTCATATCAATGACGCTGAGACGACACTCCTTCAACGCTTTCTGGTGCGCAACAGCTATCCGCATCGAATGATTGAGGTGCCCACCCCGGAAATCCATCTACTCGGGGAAGACCTGTCCGATCACGACGACAAGCTCCCCGCAGTTCTTTTGACCGACGGCCGCATCTTGCATAGACCCACAATCACGCAACTCGCTGATGAGTTGGGGATCACCGAACTTCCCGATCCTGACAGAATTTATGACGTAGCAGTCGTCGGCGCCGGTCCTTCAGGTCTCGCGGCTGCAGTTTATGCGGCATCCGAGGGGCTTTCCACAATCGTGATCGAAAGCACGGCACCGGGAGGACAGGCAGGTACCAGCTCGAGGATAGAGAACTATCTCGGTTTCCCGACAGGGGTCTCGGGCCAGCGTCTCGCGAGCCGCGCTCAGTTGCAGGCACTGAAGTTCGGTGTGAGCTTTGCTATCTCGCGAGCGACCGTAACGTCGGAACAGGTCGACGGCATACACAAGCTGACTCTTGCAGGCGATGTGCCGGTTCGATCGAGAGCCGTTGTTGTGGCATCAGGGGCACAGTATCGCAAGCTCGCGGCTAAGAACTATGGAAGATTCGAAAATTGCGGCATCTACTATGCGGCGACCGCCATGGAGGCGGCGTTTTGCCGGGAAAAAGAGATCGTCGTTGTGGGAGGCGGCAATTCCGCTGGTCAGGCGGCACTGTTTTTGTCGGGCATAGCGAAACATGTGCATCATATACTCCGCTCAAATTCGTTGGCAGCTACGATGTCGCAGTATCTTATCTCGCGCCTCAAAAGCTCCTCCAACATTACGCTCTATACGCATTCTGAACTCGTGGAATTCGGAGGCGATTCCTCTCTGGAACTCGCCACCTGGGTCAATCGTAAAACGGGTGAGTCGATCACGAAGCCAGTTGGAAGCGTGTTTGTGATGATCGGAGCCGAACCCAATTCGGGTTGGCTCTTCGGCACGGTTCTACTTGATAAGAAGGGCTTCATCCTCACAGGAGGTACGGATGGTTTTGAAAACACTCCTTACGCGACCAGTATGCCGGGTATGTTCGCCGTTGGTGACGTCCGAGCGAAATCTGTGAAACGCGTCGCATCTGCTGTGGGCGAAGGGTCTGTCGTCATTAGTGACGTTCATCGCTATCTTGCCGATCACCGCAACAAATTCCCAGCGGAACCAAACTCCACCCTGGCAGCGTTGCGCTCCGCGAACTCTGCGGCTGCCGCACATGAATGA
- a CDS encoding DUF302 domain-containing protein: MKETLARLEEICKQHGVPVHFRVDHSGDAARVGLKMPASEMLTLGNPKNGTPLMIASPTVAIDLPLKALAWEDSEGKVWLTYNSTDYLTERHNLPKDLVGNIAVIKELCEGAVKP; the protein is encoded by the coding sequence GTGAAAGAGACCCTCGCTCGCCTGGAGGAGATCTGCAAACAACACGGTGTCCCGGTCCATTTCAGGGTAGATCACTCAGGAGATGCCGCCCGCGTCGGTTTGAAGATGCCCGCCTCTGAAATGCTGACATTGGGCAATCCAAAGAATGGAACTCCCCTCATGATCGCCTCTCCAACTGTAGCGATCGACTTGCCGCTCAAAGCACTGGCCTGGGAAGATTCCGAGGGTAAGGTGTGGCTGACGTACAACAGCACCGACTACTTGACCGAAAGGCATAATCTGCCAAAAGATCTCGTCGGGAATATCGCGGTGATCAAAGAACTCTGCGAAGGGGCAGTGAAACCTTAA
- a CDS encoding universal stress protein translates to MLKIKQILCPVDFSSISIRAYRHALSLAEHYQANLVAMHVVELWRHPSASYAASAADLRTFYEGLDMSGLERLQEFVKMHTHDEVRPELLVERGMAPDQILSSAQAMRPDIIVMGTHGHRGFDRLVLGSTTDRVMRTAPCPVLAVPPEDSMEAGEDSHHVRRLKRILLCTDFSANSADAFEYAISVAAEYDAELTLLHVVETGLFGDPDEKAAPKAMEDLRQLISMKESYSALKIKTAVRFGKPYQELIKYAFEERPEIVAMGVRGRGTLDVAVFGSTTYRVTQLGPCPVLVVPFRKLGSDESVT, encoded by the coding sequence ATGCTCAAAATCAAACAGATTCTTTGCCCTGTAGATTTCTCCTCTATCTCCATAAGAGCCTACCGTCATGCGCTATCGCTTGCGGAGCACTATCAGGCAAATTTAGTGGCAATGCACGTCGTCGAGCTATGGCGACATCCTTCGGCTTCTTATGCTGCTTCCGCTGCAGACCTTAGAACGTTCTATGAGGGGCTGGACATGAGCGGTTTGGAGAGACTGCAGGAGTTCGTGAAGATGCACACGCATGACGAGGTTCGGCCCGAACTGCTCGTCGAAAGAGGAATGGCGCCAGATCAAATCCTGTCATCCGCGCAGGCCATGAGGCCAGACATCATTGTTATGGGGACGCACGGTCACCGAGGCTTCGATCGTCTGGTGCTTGGGTCAACCACCGATCGGGTTATGCGTACGGCTCCGTGCCCAGTGCTGGCAGTGCCTCCGGAAGACTCTATGGAGGCAGGTGAGGATTCCCATCACGTCCGGCGCCTGAAACGAATACTCCTTTGCACAGACTTTTCGGCCAATTCAGCGGACGCTTTCGAATACGCGATCTCGGTGGCTGCTGAGTACGATGCCGAGCTCACCCTTTTGCATGTGGTTGAGACCGGATTATTCGGAGATCCCGACGAGAAGGCCGCCCCAAAAGCGATGGAGGATCTGCGTCAACTAATTTCTATGAAGGAATCCTACAGCGCTCTGAAGATCAAGACCGCAGTGCGTTTTGGGAAGCCATACCAGGAGCTCATCAAGTACGCCTTCGAAGAGAGACCTGAAATAGTCGCCATGGGAGTGAGGGGCCGCGGGACTTTGGATGTTGCGGTATTCGGTTCAACTACCTACCGGGTAACGCAGCTGGGGCCGTGCCCAGTTCTGGTTGTGCCGTTTCGAAAGCTCGGTTCTGACGAAAGCGTTACGTAA